The genome window ATCTTCGGACTTAATTTATGTACTCTTGATAGgcgttttaagctgtactcaaaaGTAGTTCACTTGTATCATGACTGTTAGTGTAACAacgggaggaaacaggacaaacccatgggaaacccacgaccatctctaggctgctggtagactttcccatgtacaaccgaaaaggaagccagcataagctggtcttaaACGCATGATGATTGCATTGCTGAGAGACTTCAAAGGCTAGCACGATAACGACTTGGCCTTCCTCACTTGAAGCTACATGTGTGTTCAAACCAGTCTAGATACACTACAAACTACACTCAATGTGGTTTTTGAATCTtaagttttgatttttgatttttgcattttacctgtttATTAAAAAGCTCAGTTTCGTTTTCCTTCTGATTTTGGAATGGCTGTTGTTAACCTTCTCATGTCGAAAGCCATAACTGACAGAGGTCTGTTTGTCTAAATGGCCAATTTCGCATTCATGCATTTCTTTATTGAAAGAGCATGCCAAAGACAGCAGAAATGACAAAAGAGGATGTCAAAACATAATACGTCTGTTGAAAACAAACAAGGTTAGGTTCAAGATTTCATAGTTTAATTTGACTTGTCTGGTGCAGCAAggttaaaatatcaaataaccTGATTTGATTCCAACCAAGGCTAATTCAATCCATGAATATGAACATCAAGGAATGGCATCTTTGTAATACCAGAACAAGTGTTTCGCCTTGTCTATGTCATAGAGGACGGCTATGGCTGTTGTGTTGCtgtgttatgttgttgttgacatttcCAGTAGTTGATCAatccgtaaaaaaaaaaaacgtttcagATGAGATCCATACGTCAAACTATGAAGACATCATGGTCATTCGAAATGCACATTAAGTTATGGTTATGTATACTGTACTTACCTGCACACGTGACAACACGTCTCAAGTCGCCTCACTAAGAAAACTAACTCTCAAACCGCCAATAATCATCTCAAAGTCTGCACTTAGCTTCCCTCCATGCTGGCAACCTTGACCTATATCACTGAAACATTGTACTTCCGGGTTACCCGCCCACTTCCGGGTTAGTGTGCATTGGCAGGGAGAGCGGTAAATCCAACTAGTGACATATTTTGGAGCCTTACTCATTTTTTTATAGCCATTCTTTGTTGATTATATTCTCAGAACAGTGTTAAAGATACGCATCATTTCCGTTTCACGTCTGTTTTGTTTCCAGGAGAATAATTATTTACTTTGCAGTCTGTGGTGCGTTGTCAACAGACTTGTATTTTTGCTGTTACTCGTGTTACTAGTGTTACTGGTAATGATCCAAGTTAATCATGGTGGATGTGGTGTGAATTTACATGATAAAGAGGATGTCTAGACACAGAAGAATAAGTTGTTTGTAGATGATGTAGTTGAAGATGCCCTGACACATTTCATACACAGTGACAATTCAGTTAGATggaccagaagctagagaccacgtgatttccTTAGTAACAAAAGGCaagggtgaagaaaacggtccttccaacgttattgcataggaaaatgcctatttttgaatcgttGTCAGCACTCctgtatccgttggatttgtataattatCAGCTTTCCAGATAATGTGAGTATTTCTACGGAgcttttgtgatgttattttgtacaactaggccttactagTCGCTagcaaagtggcaaaaagtgaccttttccccaatgctttaacactgaGCGACCCTTTTGTTTTGGACGTGAAAAGGTGGAAAGATGAAATCAAAAAAGAAAGTAGACATTAAATTTGGATACGATAGTGAAAAAGGAAATGAACTCATATTAGCTGAAAGGAGAGGTAGTTCTCCCAAGGAAAAGTACGGTAAAAAGTATAAAGAGATTAGTACTGCAGATAGggaatacataaatgaaatacatccAGTTAATGAACCTGATATTGGCTCGATCAAATGTGACCCTCATGGAAGTGACCAGACAAAATCACCAAAGAAAAAGCACAAGAAACGCAAACACAGTAAGAGTGCTACAGAGACTGAAGAAACCTTTGGGAGTGATCAGTCTAAATCAACTTGTCCTCACAAGAAAAAATCAGTCCATAACATGCATATACAAACACAGTCAACCAGCCATCTGCCTGTAGAACCACAGTCAACCAGTCAACATCATGTATCAAGGGAGACGCCATCAGAGTTTTCACACAAGTCGGAAAAGAATCGTGAAGTACaacaaatcaaacaagaaaTAGTGGAGAATGCAGAAAGCTGTGATGTGCACACGTCTATAGATGATACAAACACAACTCTTCTGTCTGGAAAGAGAGAGAGCTACTGtgtaaagaaaagtaaaaagaagaaaaggaGGATGGGAAGTGATGGGCTGGTGAGCGATAGAAAAGTCAGTGGTGAGCAGATGAGTCATGGACGAGTCAGTGGTGAGCCGATGAGTCATGGACAAGTCAGTGGTGAGCAGACTAGTCGTATAGGAGTCAGTGGTGAGCGGATAAGCGATGGACAAATCAGTGGCAAGCAGACAAGTCAAATACAAGTCAGTGGTGAGCAGATGAGCGATGGACAAGTCACTGGTGAGCAGATGAATGATGGAGATGCCAGAGGTTAGTGCATGGAAGGATGGGCAGTATTCACAAGCTGTTGATCACTTTGGTAGATATAATACTGTTAGATATTTATTGGGTGTCTGCTGATTATGTGGCACATAAATAGTTGTAAGATGTGTTGTGTGAGAAAGTTTTATATGCATATCTAACATAAATCAGGGTTTGGGCATGTTGGGAAGCCATGACTGGGTGTTAGGTTTTACTACATATGCTTGTCATCAGGTTTTGTTGATAGTGAGTGCATCTCATGCTTCACTTGTTTTCAGtctgaatattttaattttccaaaaaatgtcaATGTGCAGTGATTGATACCTTTTAGATGTCGGTGATATACATCATATGAAGTTATATGTGAAGAAATAGCTTAAAATCCTTGAGAAGGCATTTCCAAGCATCCACAAATTCTGTGGCCTCTGGACCCAGaacaacaccccccccccctcaatcctaccccaaccccaccccatTTTACCTCACTGCGATGTTCACAACTTttccaaaaattcaaataaggACTGTACAAAAATTCCTGGATCCAGTTATAATGTGGTACAACACTCCTGGATCCAGTTATAATGTGGTACAACACGCCTGGATCTAGTGATAATGTGGTACAACACGCCTATCACTTGATTTATTCAGGCATcttatttcttgttttcttttatttatattatttttagtttttcacAACCAGGAAGCTTCAGGGAGTAGCCAGGAAGTTCTTGTGAAGAAaacagatttgtttgtgtctcCCGAGGCGGACCTCGTCATTCACAGCGTGAATACTGTGGATGGTAAGGGAAAGGCAGAGAAACTCCTGAGGGCAAAGCTTCAGGATCAAGGTCAGTCAATGTAACTCAAGGTCATGTGAgtagcatggtacatgtacctatatcaCATAGCAAGCAACCATGGACCATGATGGACTATGGGTAGATTACAGACCAATTGATGGCCTTCCGTCCTGTGTAAGATTTTCGGAAATATCAGCATTATTTAAAGTGATTGTAAGGGAGGTTTTTGGCAAAATATGGATCAGCGCAAATCAAATCCAagttttgatattattttagaatagcccaagtaattacctttcacaaagtATCAGCCTTCACTTGTGCACCcattaccgttcaaaatcagtGAATAAGAGTTCCTAAAATGTATTAAGCAAGTCGAATTTTAACTTTTTCTAACTTAATTAAGTTAAGTCCCTAAATAGCACAGGTAGGAGTCTGATTTTTGCTGAAAGACAATAATTTCAGCTATTCttatttcatgtaaatacaaGAAAAGTATTTGACTAGTGAATGTGGACATTtcttgccaaaaatctctggcaTAGGCTATTTGACATGTTTAGATTGAAGATATGTTCAATTCCTTCAACATGTTCAGGGCAAGCTCATGTAATCCGGCTATAACAGGGTTAGCCAGAAATGTGATAAATGGTGTCCAAACTATCCTTTTTTGAGCCCATTTTGTTTGAGCATAGTGTCCAAATTTCATGTTATCCTATCGCTCCCATGataaaagtgctgaaaacagggTGTCCAAATTGCACTAGTTTTCTGTTTCACTCGTCATCTTGGGCGGCTGGACGGGTCACTTGGCTAACCCTAGGGTGGCCATCACCAAGTGAATTAAATGGAAACTTGTTACATGAAAAAGTAAATCAAGGTTTTGTGATTAGAATTGCTGATGTTCTTTAGACACACCAGGTGTTGGTTCCTTTAAAGGAAATCACGATTACGTGttttcttaaaggagaagaaaacataacagtgatgctaaaatcagatgaaagagcaccAAAACATATTTTCCAAATATGGTGTTTAATTCTTTTTAGGATTTTTCTTCTGGAGAAAAGGGtgtttgaaaatagttttgtacagtgggtatttggggccaccttttgatatttattgttcttacataataatgttttaaatgaggaTGTGATGCATGCTTAATAAATTTGactgtatatttgttgtttatatccaggATGTGATGCATGCTTAATAAATTTGactgtatatttgttgtttatatccaagcATATgaatttaatctgaattttaataaaattaatgaatatgttaagaatttgtgtataaatattaaaaatccaGGTTTAACACATTGGtaagctgaaaagaccaaattctcgtgcaaatatatttataaacctttgttacattctcatttataTCACtgttacacaaagactatatataccaaaaggtggtcccaaatacccaccatacaataattattttcatgtgtctttttctctcgcaagaaaaatggaaataaatattgaagaccacatttacaactaatttttcacactctttcatctgaactttaatgtatttttttatgttttctccaccttcaaGGCAGCCGGTATATACCCTGCACCTGTGGAAGCTcaaattattttcttatataCCAGCAACTGTCGATACAAGCTGCATTTGTTTTCTTA of Liolophura sinensis isolate JHLJ2023 chromosome 13, CUHK_Ljap_v2, whole genome shotgun sequence contains these proteins:
- the LOC135480812 gene encoding cyclin-D-binding Myb-like transcription factor 1, with the translated sequence MKSKKKVDIKFGYDSEKGNELILAERRGSSPKEKYGKKYKEISTADREYINEIHPVNEPDIGSIKCDPHGSDQTKSPKKKHKKRKHSKSATETEETFGSDQSKSTCPHKKKSVHNMHIQTQSTSHLPVEPQSTSQHHVSRETPSEFSHKSEKNREVQQIKQEIVENAESCDVHTSIDDTNTTLLSGKRESYCVKKSKKKKRRMGSDGLVSDRKVSGEQMSHGRVSGEPMSHGQVSGEQTSRIGVSGERISDGQISGKQTSQIQVSGEQMSDGQVTGEQMNDGDARVFHNQEASGSSQEVLVKKTDLFVSPEADLVIHSVNTVDGKGKAEKLLRAKLQDQGIHLRTGRWTAIENERLKSNWEEIIKNHPVSNPYSLLTRKSSGDRDQQMFLKTYIQETSFYKALARGLNRSTYSCYIRARRMFHKLNKGSYTEEDFRRLKRLRQEHGNKWTQIGKLMDRTGSSLFDMHRRRVNSTRAGYWSTEEEIQLLDAIRAVMGSADVTHLYHQIPWQQVAGHVPTRSAPQCREHWWKKMAWTVNNEGYRQQWRSCDRKKLVEKIYVMPIFEESEIDWDALHLMFDKSVSPQYLQKRWFYLKTLVPNFQRKSFDEIRDFLYNRYDDEGSGKEDTTRQ